GGGTCTACCAACCAACAAATCGCCACCGTCTACCTCACGTCAAAGCTGAAGCAGACCCTTGTTGCCGTATTGGGCGTCACCTTCGGTATTTCCATGTATGTGTTCATGAACAGCTTTATGACGGGCGTAAACGACATCCAGACAGACCTGGCCTTTAGCTCCCTGGCCCATATCCGGGTGTATAACGACGGTCCGGCGGACAACACCGACCTGGTGAGCAAGGTCCGGCCGGCGGGTACGATCGCCTTTATCCGGAGTGCCCGCATCATCCAGTATACCGAGGGCATCAAACATTCCGGGGAGATCCTTGCTTTTCTCCGACAGCAACCGGAGCTAACGGCGATCACGCCCCAGGTGAATGTGAATGTATTTTTCCGGAACGGGGCCAACCACGTCAACGGTACTTTGTCCGGGGTGGACGTCGAAAACGAAGACAAGGTCTTTCACATTTCCACCTATATGAAGGAAGGCAACTGGAAGGAATTGAAATACCGGAGCGACGGGGTTTTCCTGGGCACGGGCCTGGCCAGAACGCTCAGTCTGAAGGTCGACGACAACGTCAATGTGCTCACCCCGGATGGCGTCAGCAAAACCTTTAAGGTCATCGGCACCTTCGAGACGGGCGTGACCAGCGTCGACAAAACAAAGGCGTACCTCGCCATCGGACCCACCCGCCAGCTCCTCTCCAAAAACGCAGACTATGTCACCGACATACAGGTGAACATCGCCGACTTTCACCAGGCGACCGCGGTGGCCCACCGGATCGCCCCGGTCTTCCCTTATAAAACCGAGTCCTGGTCGGAGTCCAACCAGCAGTTGGAAGCGGGTTCCCGGCTCCGGGACATCATTGCGGTAGCGGTGTCCCTGACCATCCTCCTGGTGGCGGGTTTTGGCATCTACAACATCATGAACATGACCATCAACGAGAAGATACGGGAGATCGCCATCCTGAAGGCCATGGGTTTTGCGGGGAGGGACATCACCACGATCTTCCTGACGCTGGCCATGGTGATCGGCGTCGTGGGCGGCGTGATCGGGCTGGGGCTGGGGTATACGGTCTCGGTCACCGTCAACCATATACCGTTCCGGATCGCCAACCTGGAGCACCTGCCGATGGCTTACCGCTGGCAGGACTACCTGTACGCCTTTGCTTTTGGCCTGGCCACGACCTTCGTCGCGGGGTACCTGCCCGCCCGGAAGGCCTCCAGAATCGATCCGGTAGAAATCATAAGAGGATAGTATGTCTGCAACCATCGCCCTGAGGGCGGAACATATCGTCAAATACTTTGACCAGCCCGAGCGCTTCCAGGTCCTGAAGGACATCAGCTTCGAAGCACACAAAGGAGA
This sequence is a window from Dinghuibacter silviterrae. Protein-coding genes within it:
- a CDS encoding ABC transporter permease; this encodes MAGSTNQQIATVYLTSKLKQTLVAVLGVTFGISMYVFMNSFMTGVNDIQTDLAFSSLAHIRVYNDGPADNTDLVSKVRPAGTIAFIRSARIIQYTEGIKHSGEILAFLRQQPELTAITPQVNVNVFFRNGANHVNGTLSGVDVENEDKVFHISTYMKEGNWKELKYRSDGVFLGTGLARTLSLKVDDNVNVLTPDGVSKTFKVIGTFETGVTSVDKTKAYLAIGPTRQLLSKNADYVTDIQVNIADFHQATAVAHRIAPVFPYKTESWSESNQQLEAGSRLRDIIAVAVSLTILLVAGFGIYNIMNMTINEKIREIAILKAMGFAGRDITTIFLTLAMVIGVVGGVIGLGLGYTVSVTVNHIPFRIANLEHLPMAYRWQDYLYAFAFGLATTFVAGYLPARKASRIDPVEIIRG